Part of the Burkholderia sp. FERM BP-3421 genome, CGCGCGGGCGGCGCGGCGCTGATGCGGATCGCGGCCGCGCGTGCGGAGCCGATTCCGGTCTATGCGGAGATGAGCGCGGTGAACCCCGTGCTGCTGTTGCCGGGCGCGCTCGCCGCGCGGGCGGCGACGATCGCGCAGCAGTTCGTCGCCTCGTTGACGCTGGGCGCCGGGCAGTTCTGCACCAATCCGGGCCTCGTACTGGCGGTCGACGGGCCGGCGTTGCGCGCGTTCGAGCAGGCGGCCGCGGCCGCGCTCGACGCCGCGCCCGCCGCGACGATGCTGACGCCCGCGATCGACGCCGCCTATCGCGCGGCGGTCGAGGCGCGCGCCGCAAGCGCCGGCGTGGTCGCGCTCGCGACCGGCGCGGCGGGCGGCCCGCATACGGCGCGCGCCGCGCTGTTCGCGACCGCGGCCGAGACGTTCATGCGTGACGCCGCGCTGCGCGACGAAGTATTCGGCGCGGCGTCGCTGATCGTGCGCTGTTCCGACGAGGCGGCGCTGCATGCGCTGCTGGCATCGCTCGAAGGTCAGCTGACGATCGCGGTGCACGCGGACGATTCGGACGCTGCCGCGTTCGGCGCCTTGCTGCCGCTGCTCGAAAGGCGCGCGGGGCGGATTCTCGCGAATGGCTTCGGCACGGGGGTCGCGGTCTGCGATGCGATGGTGCACGGCGGCCCGTTTCCCGCCTCGTCGGATGCGCGCACGACGTCGGTGGGCAGCCGGGCGATCGAGCGCTTCCTGCGGCCCGTGTGCTACCAGGATTTCCCGGCGGACTGCCTGCCGACCGCGCTGCGCGACGGCAATCCGCTCGGCATCGCGCGCCGCGTGAACGGTGTCGATCAAGCTGCGGAGACGCGCGATGCATGACGCCGCGAAACAGGACGAAGTCGTCTTGTCGCTCGACGAAGTCGAGCGGCTGTCATTCGAGGTGCTCACGCACCACGGCATGTCGGACGCGCACGCGCGCGCGATCGCCCGCGTGATCACCCGATGCCAGCGCGACGAGTGCCACTCGCACGGCATCTATCGCCTGCTGGTCTGCGTGCGTTCGCTGCGCGAAGGCCAGGTCGATCCGCGCGCGGAGCCGATCCTGCGCACGCTTGCGGGCGGCGTCGTATCGGTCGACGCGCAGCGCGGCTACTCGCTGCTCGCGTTCGAACTGGGCTTGCCGGCGCTGGTCGAGCGCGCGCGCGCCCAGGGCATCGCGGCGCTGGCGATCAATCGCTGTTTCCATTTTTCGGCGCTGTGGCCGGAGGTGGAGGCGCTCGCCGCGCATGGGCTGGCCGCGCTCGCGATGTGTCCGAGCCATGCGTGGGTCGCGCCGGAAGGCGGCGCGCGGCCGGTGTTCGGCACGAATCCGCTGGCGTTCGCTTGGCCCCGGCCCGGCGGCGAGCCATACGGCGAGCCGTTCGTGTTCGATTTCGCGACGAGCGCGATCGCGCGCGGCGACATCGAGCTGCACGCACGCACCGGCCGGCCGATCCCGCCGGAATGGGCGATCGACGCGCACGGCCGGCCGACCACCGATGCGCGCGCGGCGCTCCAGGGCGCGATGCGGACCTTCGGCGGACACAAGGGCTCGGCGCTGGCGGCGATGATCGAGTTGCTCGCGGGTGCGTTGATCGGCGATTTCACGAGCATGGAATCACTGGCGTTCGACGCAGGCGTCGGCGCGACGCCTTGCCACGGCGAGTTGCTGATCGCGTTCGATCCCGACGTGTTCCTCGGCGCGCGACGCGACGAGGGGCAGGCGCGCGCGGAGCGCTTGCTGGAGGCGATCGCCGGGCAGGGCGCGCGCCTGCCGTCGCAGCGCCGCTTCGCGGCCCGCGCACGCAGTCTCGCGCAGGGTGTGCGGGTGCCGGGTCCGCTCTATCGCGACATCCAGGCACTGCTGGGTTGAGTACGAGCGCGCGGGCGCGTCACATGGCTTCGAGCCGGTAGCCGTGCGTGTAGATGGTGCGCAACCGCACGCCGTTGCCCGCGTGGATCGAGAGCTTGGCCCGGATCCGATAGATGTGCGTGTCGAGGCTGCGCGACACGGCGCCCAGGTCGCGCCCCCAGATCGAACGGATCAGGGCGTCGCGTGGCATGACCCGGTCGACGTTGCGAAACAGCAGCGCGACGATCTCGAACTCGCGCGGCGTCAGCTTGACCGGCTCGCCATGCAGCTGGGCAGTGCGGTATTTCGTGTCGATCCGGTAGCCGCCGATCTCGATCGTGTTGCTTTGCTCGCCGAGCTTCGGATATGCACGGCGCGCCAGCGCGTTGATGCGCGCGATCAGTTCGCACCGGTTGACCGGCTTCACGAGGTAGTCGTCCGCGCCCGTATTGATGGCCTCGAGAATCTCGTCGTCGCGCGCCCGGCTGCTCAGGAACAGGATCGGCAGATGCGGGCCGATGCGCTCGCGCACCCAGGCCAGCACTTCGAGCCCGGACAGGCCCGGCACCTGCCAGTCGAGGATCAGCAGGTCCGCAACCTCGCTTTCCAGATGGCGAATGGCCTCGCACCCGTCGCGCACCGCGTGCACGTGATGGCCCAGTTCCACCAAGATCGATCTGACCAGAGCGATATAAGCGATATCGTCCTCGAGATATAAGATTTTCATAATATTTCGTAATCCTGTCTTAAATTCTCGATCGGCATGGGCAGACTTTTCGTGGGATGATTCGGTTGGAGAACTGGGCCGGGGCTTGACATTTTCCTCGCCGAAATGGTCGCATTGAAGGCTAGGCGAAATTGTCAACGTTTATGAACATTGAATCTTCCGAAACAAATTGTTT contains:
- a CDS encoding aldehyde dehydrogenase (NADP(+)), with protein sequence MVIEGKQLIGRAAAFGANGTFHAIAAATGEALAPAFGGATPADLDTACRLADAAFDAYRETPPAARAAFLDAIGAELVALGDALVERCCAETGLPRARIEGERARTVGQLAMFATLLREGGYLGARIDNADPGGAPLRMPLPCNDLRLRNIALGPVAVFGASNFPLAFSVAGGDTASALAAGCPVIVKAHPAHPGTSELVGRAIQRAARACGMPEGVFALLFDAGHAIGQALAADPRIKAVGFTGSRAGGAALMRIAAARAEPIPVYAEMSAVNPVLLLPGALAARAATIAQQFVASLTLGAGQFCTNPGLVLAVDGPALRAFEQAAAAALDAAPAATMLTPAIDAAYRAAVEARAASAGVVALATGAAGGPHTARAALFATAAETFMRDAALRDEVFGAASLIVRCSDEAALHALLASLEGQLTIAVHADDSDAAAFGALLPLLERRAGRILANGFGTGVAVCDAMVHGGPFPASSDARTTSVGSRAIERFLRPVCYQDFPADCLPTALRDGNPLGIARRVNGVDQAAETRDA
- a CDS encoding Ldh family oxidoreductase; the protein is MHDAAKQDEVVLSLDEVERLSFEVLTHHGMSDAHARAIARVITRCQRDECHSHGIYRLLVCVRSLREGQVDPRAEPILRTLAGGVVSVDAQRGYSLLAFELGLPALVERARAQGIAALAINRCFHFSALWPEVEALAAHGLAALAMCPSHAWVAPEGGARPVFGTNPLAFAWPRPGGEPYGEPFVFDFATSAIARGDIELHARTGRPIPPEWAIDAHGRPTTDARAALQGAMRTFGGHKGSALAAMIELLAGALIGDFTSMESLAFDAGVGATPCHGELLIAFDPDVFLGARRDEGQARAERLLEAIAGQGARLPSQRRFAARARSLAQGVRVPGPLYRDIQALLG
- a CDS encoding response regulator transcription factor; translation: MELGHHVHAVRDGCEAIRHLESEVADLLILDWQVPGLSGLEVLAWVRERIGPHLPILFLSSRARDDEILEAINTGADDYLVKPVNRCELIARINALARRAYPKLGEQSNTIEIGGYRIDTKYRTAQLHGEPVKLTPREFEIVALLFRNVDRVMPRDALIRSIWGRDLGAVSRSLDTHIYRIRAKLSIHAGNGVRLRTIYTHGYRLEAM